From the Nocardiopsis changdeensis genome, one window contains:
- a CDS encoding class I SAM-dependent DNA methyltransferase, giving the protein MSDANGARTGPKPNHFDTDVAEHYDTPGEGMFAPDKVDPAVDLLAGLAGEGRALEFAVGTGRIALPLAARGVPVHGIDLSPAMVEQMRAKPGGGDIDVVIGDFATTRVPGEFSLVYLVFNTINNVTTQDEQVECFVNAAAHLGRGGRFVVEVGVPELRRLPKGQNMVPFHAGEEEWAFDLYEPATQLFSSNYVSVADGRGSLRSVPFRYVWPAELDLMARIAGMRLVERWQDWDRTPFGDESEKHVSVWEKVLD; this is encoded by the coding sequence ATGAGCGATGCGAACGGAGCACGGACCGGACCGAAGCCGAACCACTTCGACACCGATGTCGCCGAACACTACGACACCCCCGGCGAGGGCATGTTCGCCCCCGACAAGGTCGACCCGGCGGTCGACCTGCTGGCCGGACTGGCGGGGGAGGGGCGGGCCCTGGAGTTCGCCGTCGGGACCGGGCGCATCGCGCTGCCGCTGGCCGCGCGCGGCGTTCCGGTGCACGGCATCGACCTGTCCCCGGCCATGGTGGAACAGATGCGCGCCAAGCCGGGCGGCGGGGACATCGACGTGGTCATCGGGGACTTCGCCACCACCCGGGTCCCGGGGGAGTTCTCGCTGGTCTACCTGGTCTTCAACACCATCAACAACGTGACCACGCAGGACGAGCAGGTGGAGTGCTTCGTCAACGCGGCCGCGCACCTGGGGCGGGGCGGGCGGTTCGTGGTGGAGGTGGGGGTGCCGGAGCTGCGCAGGCTCCCCAAGGGCCAGAACATGGTGCCGTTCCACGCGGGCGAGGAGGAGTGGGCGTTCGACCTGTACGAGCCCGCGACGCAGCTGTTCAGCTCCAACTACGTGTCGGTCGCGGACGGCAGGGGGAGCCTGCGGTCCGTCCCGTTCCGGTACGTGTGGCCGGCGGAGCTGGACCTGATGGCGCGGATCGCGGGGATGCGGCTGGTGGAGCGCTGGCAGGACTGGGACCGCACGCCCTTCGGGGACGAGAGCGAGAAGCACGTGTCGGTCTGGGAGAAGGTGCTGGACTGA
- a CDS encoding septum formation family protein, translated as MARTPRGPPGTPGNAPFEDRTRSASAEAQGSPAPADAPAEPAAHTAGAPLDHGGGHRGPEPRGRLTGCRCAAARGARFPAVARGTGLPAAARGARRPRDGRGCPHGRALRGGAAAGRPPPPSGGGGVPAAAGAGAAAGGTAVVQIVLAILALVLSGVWGLGWTGVAVVAANYEEPTYAATCEPPPGYANACTLEPGDCFMLPSFEEEFPEVELTSCDESHDAQAIGAFTAPAGDWPGMAGFASASETECSPIADRNVDASLMSPSDQLGFIAPNRASWDFGVDHVTCIVFTEDASWTSSVLVPGADLSIPTGY; from the coding sequence ATGGCCAGGACCCCTCGCGGACCCCCGGGAACCCCGGGGAACGCCCCGTTCGAGGACCGGACCCGGTCCGCGTCCGCCGAGGCCCAGGGCTCCCCGGCACCGGCCGACGCGCCCGCGGAACCGGCGGCGCACACGGCCGGCGCCCCGCTCGACCACGGAGGCGGCCACCGCGGGCCCGAGCCCCGCGGGCGCCTCACCGGGTGCCGGTGCGCAGCCGCACGCGGCGCCCGCTTCCCTGCAGTCGCACGCGGCACCGGCCTCCCCGCAGCCGCACGCGGCGCCCGCCGACCCCGGGACGGGCGCGGGTGCCCGCACGGCCGGGCCCTCCGGGGCGGAGCCGCCGCCGGGCGGCCCCCTCCCCCGTCCGGCGGCGGGGGCGTCCCGGCGGCCGCGGGGGCGGGCGCCGCGGCCGGGGGGACGGCGGTCGTCCAGATCGTCCTGGCGATCCTCGCCCTCGTCCTCTCCGGGGTGTGGGGGCTGGGGTGGACGGGCGTCGCCGTCGTCGCCGCGAACTACGAGGAGCCCACCTACGCCGCCACCTGCGAGCCGCCGCCCGGGTACGCCAACGCGTGCACGCTGGAGCCGGGGGACTGCTTCATGCTGCCCTCGTTCGAGGAGGAGTTCCCGGAGGTGGAGCTGACCTCCTGCGACGAGTCCCACGACGCCCAGGCGATCGGCGCCTTCACCGCGCCCGCGGGGGACTGGCCGGGTATGGCCGGGTTCGCCTCGGCCAGCGAGACCGAGTGTTCGCCCATCGCCGACCGCAACGTCGACGCCTCCCTGATGTCGCCCTCGGACCAGCTCGGCTTCATCGCCCCCAACCGCGCCTCCTGGGACTTCGGCGTCGACCACGTCACCTGCATCGTCTTCACGGAGGACGCCTCGTGGACCTCGTCCGTCCTGGTCCCGGGAGCGGACCTGTCGATCCCCACGGGGTACTGA
- a CDS encoding LPXTG cell wall anchor domain-containing protein: MPEHPGPEAPGQPELPKTGASAAVPAVGGLLATLAGVAALILGRRRPGDETG; encoded by the coding sequence GTGCCAGAGCACCCGGGCCCGGAGGCGCCCGGACAGCCCGAACTCCCCAAGACCGGCGCCTCGGCCGCCGTTCCGGCCGTGGGCGGCCTCCTGGCCACGCTCGCCGGAGTCGCCGCGCTGATCCTGGGCCGCCGCCGTCCCGGGGACGAGACCGGCTGA
- a CDS encoding DUF4097 family beta strand repeat-containing protein gives MQSFDTPAPVSVILDIPAGRIGLIAAERPDTTVDVLPADPAKGRDVKAAEQTTVSFADGVLRIQAPEARNRIFGDSGSVEVTVHLPAGSRVEARAAAAGFRGVGRLGEVSYEAAQGPVEIGEAAGAGVAIQDGGITVGRLTGPARLGTAKGDIRVDEAVRGELVLSTRDGDISVAAAAGVSASLDAGTSYGRVDNALKNDGTTGLDIRATTTRGDIAARSL, from the coding sequence ATGCAGAGCTTCGACACCCCCGCCCCCGTCTCCGTCATCCTCGACATCCCCGCCGGCCGCATCGGCCTCATCGCCGCCGAGCGCCCCGACACCACGGTCGACGTCCTGCCCGCCGACCCCGCCAAGGGCCGCGACGTGAAGGCCGCCGAGCAGACCACGGTCTCCTTCGCCGACGGTGTCCTGCGCATCCAGGCCCCCGAGGCCCGGAACCGGATCTTCGGCGACTCCGGATCGGTCGAGGTGACCGTCCACCTGCCCGCCGGCTCGCGCGTCGAGGCCAGGGCGGCCGCCGCCGGGTTCCGCGGCGTCGGCCGACTCGGCGAGGTCTCCTACGAGGCCGCCCAGGGGCCGGTCGAGATCGGGGAGGCCGCCGGCGCCGGCGTCGCCATCCAGGACGGCGGCATCACCGTCGGCCGCCTCACCGGCCCCGCCCGGCTCGGCACCGCCAAGGGCGACATCCGTGTCGACGAGGCGGTGCGCGGCGAGCTCGTGCTGAGCACCCGGGACGGTGACATCTCGGTCGCCGCGGCCGCCGGGGTCTCCGCCTCCCTGGACGCCGGCACCTCCTATGGCCGCGTCGACAACGCCCTCAAGAACGACGGCACCACCGGCCTCGACATCCGCGCCACCACCACCCGCGGCGACATCGCCGCCCGCAGCCTCTAG
- a CDS encoding serine hydrolase domain-containing protein encodes MTDTPTVHAEPTPPNTPDPAGPDRPELRKAVEEVVARGFAGFQLRVHDEQGAWTGSAGVRELGGTEEPPTDGHFWIGSTTKTFVATLVLLLVADGLIGLDDPVADRLPAFGLDGRITVRMLLQHTSGLYNYTGELEPDGTMVLGIDAVGEVWARNRFRSYRPEELVWFSLERPARFEPGADWSYSNTNYTLAVLLIEEVTGRTYAEEMRRRILDPLGLSGTAVPGDSPDLPAPHAHGYLSYEADGERTTVDVTRQNLSLLVGAGDMYSTTRDLHLFFSALLGGGLLPEPLLEQMCDPHPKIGYGLGLFVQDLGPDRGTVLHHNGSPPGGYGALMVASPDGSTTLTASLTMGDADIDPAQVFPGVLDLLFTAVFPAGRA; translated from the coding sequence ATGACCGACACCCCGACCGTCCACGCCGAACCCACCCCGCCGAACACCCCCGACCCCGCCGGGCCGGACCGCCCGGAACTCCGGAAGGCCGTCGAAGAGGTCGTCGCCCGCGGCTTCGCCGGATTCCAGCTGCGGGTGCACGACGAGCAGGGAGCCTGGACCGGCAGCGCCGGAGTGCGCGAGCTGGGCGGGACCGAGGAGCCGCCGACCGACGGCCACTTCTGGATCGGCAGCACCACCAAGACCTTCGTTGCGACCCTGGTCCTGCTCCTGGTGGCCGACGGCCTGATCGGGCTGGACGACCCGGTGGCGGACCGGCTGCCCGCGTTCGGCCTGGATGGGCGGATCACGGTGCGCATGCTGCTCCAGCACACCAGCGGGCTGTACAACTACACCGGCGAGCTCGAACCCGACGGGACGATGGTCCTCGGCATCGACGCGGTCGGCGAGGTGTGGGCGCGCAACCGGTTCCGGTCCTACCGGCCCGAGGAGCTCGTCTGGTTCTCCCTGGAGCGCCCGGCGCGGTTCGAGCCGGGGGCGGACTGGAGCTACTCCAACACCAACTACACGCTGGCGGTGCTGCTGATCGAGGAGGTCACCGGCCGCACGTACGCCGAGGAGATGCGGCGGCGGATCCTGGACCCGCTCGGGCTGTCGGGCACCGCGGTCCCCGGCGACTCGCCGGACCTGCCCGCGCCCCACGCCCACGGCTACCTCTCCTACGAGGCCGACGGCGAGCGGACGACGGTCGACGTCACCCGCCAGAACCTCTCGCTGCTGGTCGGCGCCGGCGACATGTACTCCACCACCCGGGACCTGCACCTCTTCTTCTCCGCGCTGCTGGGCGGCGGGCTCCTGCCGGAGCCGCTGCTGGAGCAGATGTGCGACCCGCACCCGAAGATCGGCTACGGGCTTGGGCTGTTCGTGCAGGACCTGGGGCCGGACCGCGGCACGGTCCTCCACCACAACGGCAGCCCGCCCGGGGGCTACGGGGCGCTGATGGTCGCCTCCCCCGACGGGAGCACGACCCTGACCGCCTCGCTGACCATGGGCGACGCCGACATCGACCCGGCACAGGTGTTCCCCGGCGTGCTGGACCTGCTCTTCACGGCGGTGTTCCCCGCGGGGCGGGCCTGA
- a CDS encoding ArsR/SmtB family transcription factor — MRTSDERRAPSLSHPAPPEPERLAVAAGVFALLSDPTRLHLLWLLAEQEADVGRLTEACGASRTAVSQHLAKLRLAGLVESRRRSRNVIYSLADGHLRRLVLEALSHADHVVTGEPFHE, encoded by the coding sequence ATGCGGACCAGCGACGAACGGCGGGCGCCCAGCCTGTCCCACCCGGCCCCACCCGAACCCGAGCGGCTCGCCGTGGCGGCGGGGGTGTTCGCCCTGCTCTCCGACCCGACCCGCCTGCACCTGCTGTGGCTGCTGGCGGAGCAGGAGGCCGACGTCGGCCGCCTCACCGAGGCCTGCGGGGCCTCGCGGACGGCGGTGTCACAGCACCTGGCCAAGCTGCGCCTGGCGGGACTGGTGGAGTCGCGCAGGCGCTCGCGGAACGTGATCTACAGCCTGGCCGACGGCCACCTGCGCAGACTGGTCCTGGAGGCCCTCAGCCACGCGGACCACGTGGTGACCGGCGAGCCCTTCCACGAGTGA
- a CDS encoding MFS transporter, whose protein sequence is MWRALVDFPAYRRMFAAQVVALAGTGLATVALGLLAFALAGDRAAAVVATALTIKMVAYVGAGPLLTAALVRVPRRAVLVGADAVRALAVAALPWVDQVWHVYVLIAVLQCASAVFTPAFQAVIPELVDDRGYTGALALSRLAYDLEALASPLLAAALLALVPFHGLFALTAVSFAASAALVLTTELPRDTGDPRRAAASWRVFATDPRLRAVVLLDLAAAVVTALVLVDTVVLVRAHLGGTDAGVAVALAFFGAGSMAVAFALGRLVDRFGTRALMVAGPAVLAAGSAVLAAGWVLAPGFAVLAAGWTVLGLGCSLIAAPSGRVLRDAAPEGGLAGVLAARFALSHACFLATYPLAGWAGGLDPAAVFAGAGAAVAVCGAAAALLWRPWTANP, encoded by the coding sequence GTGTGGCGTGCTCTCGTGGACTTCCCCGCCTACCGGCGCATGTTCGCCGCGCAGGTGGTCGCCCTCGCCGGAACGGGCCTGGCCACCGTGGCCCTCGGGCTGCTCGCCTTCGCCCTCGCCGGTGACCGCGCCGCCGCGGTCGTCGCCACCGCCCTGACCATCAAGATGGTCGCCTACGTCGGTGCGGGCCCCCTGCTCACCGCCGCTCTGGTGCGGGTCCCCCGGCGCGCGGTCCTGGTGGGCGCCGACGCGGTGCGGGCGCTCGCCGTCGCCGCGCTGCCCTGGGTCGACCAGGTGTGGCACGTGTACGTCCTGATCGCCGTCCTCCAGTGCGCCTCCGCCGTCTTCACCCCCGCCTTCCAGGCCGTCATCCCCGAGCTGGTCGACGACCGCGGCTACACGGGCGCCCTCGCCCTCTCCCGCCTGGCCTACGACCTGGAGGCCCTCGCCTCGCCCCTGCTCGCCGCCGCGCTGCTCGCCCTCGTCCCGTTCCACGGCCTCTTCGCGCTGACCGCCGTCTCCTTCGCCGCCTCCGCCGCCCTGGTGCTCACCACCGAGCTGCCGCGGGACACCGGCGACCCCCGCCGGGCCGCCGCCTCCTGGAGGGTCTTCGCCACCGACCCCCGGCTGCGCGCCGTCGTCCTCCTCGACCTCGCCGCCGCCGTGGTCACCGCGCTGGTCCTGGTCGACACCGTGGTCCTGGTCCGCGCGCACCTGGGCGGCACCGACGCGGGGGTGGCGGTGGCGCTGGCGTTCTTCGGCGCGGGCTCCATGGCGGTCGCCTTCGCCCTGGGCCGCCTGGTGGACCGGTTCGGGACCCGGGCGCTCATGGTCGCCGGCCCCGCCGTGCTGGCCGCCGGGTCCGCCGTCCTGGCGGCCGGCTGGGTGCTCGCCCCCGGCTTCGCCGTGCTCGCGGCGGGCTGGACGGTCCTGGGCCTGGGCTGCTCGCTGATCGCCGCCCCCTCCGGGCGGGTGCTGCGGGACGCCGCCCCGGAGGGCGGCCTGGCCGGGGTGCTGGCCGCGCGGTTCGCGCTCTCCCACGCGTGCTTCCTGGCCACCTACCCCCTCGCCGGATGGGCCGGCGGCCTGGACCCCGCGGCGGTGTTCGCCGGGGCGGGCGCCGCGGTCGCGGTGTGCGGCGCGGCCGCGGCGCTGCTGTGGCGTCCGTGGACCGCGAACCCCTAG
- a CDS encoding FAD-dependent monooxygenase — protein sequence MPTRNRTVLVVGAGVAGSAFAHWAARHGFAPTVVDREPRLSSRLSRLEIGFGGIGVLERMGLLDRLAGEVGPPPAVEFRFGEDGDPVRCPAPPAEHSLVVRRDPLLRELRDLTGSDAEFLFGDSVTALRETPDGVDVEFENGPPRRFDLVVGADGLHSTVRDLAFEGTAADHIHDLGVTVAVFTVPDFTGQHALSTVLVKPGRGAMLTDIPGEDALEAVLLRRRPYGERDAGRETPEDLARAFAGDGGEIPRILDEMSRADVQIAPTRQVRLDTWSRGRVVLLGNAAFCSDPMSGMDTVLALKGAMSLAGELARVDGDHRAGFFAYEAAMRPHVEHAQRMGEDTVDGAAPSGGSSGLRVMRTALRAELLASKVISLFTGGNGIAETGPEFPFERYLPAGERGTV from the coding sequence GTGCCCACCCGGAACAGGACCGTTCTCGTCGTCGGCGCAGGCGTGGCCGGTTCCGCCTTCGCCCACTGGGCCGCCCGGCACGGCTTCGCCCCCACCGTCGTGGACCGGGAACCCCGGCTCTCCTCCCGGCTGTCCCGCCTGGAGATCGGCTTCGGCGGCATCGGCGTCCTCGAACGCATGGGCCTGCTCGACCGCCTCGCCGGCGAGGTCGGCCCCCCACCCGCCGTCGAGTTCCGCTTCGGAGAGGACGGCGACCCCGTCCGCTGCCCCGCGCCCCCGGCCGAGCACTCCCTGGTGGTCCGCCGCGACCCCCTGCTGCGCGAACTCCGGGACCTGACCGGCTCCGACGCCGAGTTCCTGTTCGGGGACTCCGTCACCGCCCTGCGGGAGACGCCCGACGGCGTCGACGTGGAGTTCGAGAACGGCCCGCCCCGCCGGTTCGACCTGGTCGTCGGCGCGGACGGCCTGCACTCGACCGTGCGCGACCTCGCCTTCGAGGGGACGGCCGCCGACCACATCCACGATCTCGGCGTCACCGTCGCGGTGTTCACCGTCCCCGACTTCACCGGCCAGCACGCCCTGTCCACCGTCCTGGTCAAGCCCGGCCGCGGCGCCATGCTCACCGACATCCCCGGCGAGGACGCCCTGGAGGCCGTCCTGCTCCGCCGCAGGCCGTACGGCGAGCGCGACGCCGGGCGGGAGACCCCCGAGGACCTGGCCCGGGCCTTCGCCGGCGACGGCGGGGAGATCCCGCGCATCCTCGACGAGATGTCCCGCGCCGACGTGCAGATCGCCCCGACCCGGCAGGTCCGGCTGGACACCTGGAGCCGCGGCCGGGTGGTGCTGCTCGGCAACGCCGCCTTCTGCTCCGACCCCATGTCCGGCATGGACACGGTGCTGGCCCTCAAGGGCGCCATGTCGCTGGCCGGCGAGCTCGCCCGGGTCGACGGCGACCACCGGGCGGGGTTCTTCGCCTACGAGGCCGCCATGCGCCCGCACGTGGAGCACGCCCAGCGGATGGGCGAGGACACCGTCGACGGGGCGGCGCCCTCCGGCGGGTCGAGCGGCCTGCGGGTGATGCGCACGGCCCTGCGCGCGGAGCTGCTGGCGAGCAAGGTGATCTCGCTCTTCACCGGCGGGAACGGCATCGCCGAGACGGGCCCGGAGTTCCCCTTCGAGCGCTACCTGCCCGCGGGGGAGCGCGGCACCGTCTGA
- a CDS encoding TetR family transcriptional regulator, giving the protein MSTTSPDAVGEVTGDCRPGLREAKKARTRRALIETGLRLFHEQGYGNTTTEEIAARAGVSQRTFFRYFPTKEDVVLEAMESVDDVLVEHLLARPAEEAPFEALRNAMRDHWETLSRTAMHHFKGGAAEIIAESPELVRTGMTYCRRRQSRLAEAIALRTGAAPGDLRPELVSAVFFAALSNGHEEWERTGAAGLSGLLDCFMRQLELVPEAIGSGWGTPAAG; this is encoded by the coding sequence ATGAGCACGACGAGCCCCGACGCCGTCGGGGAGGTCACCGGGGACTGCCGCCCGGGGCTGCGCGAGGCCAAGAAGGCGCGCACGCGCAGAGCGCTCATCGAGACGGGGCTGCGCCTGTTCCACGAGCAGGGCTACGGGAACACCACCACCGAGGAGATCGCCGCCAGGGCCGGCGTCTCCCAGCGCACGTTCTTCCGGTACTTCCCCACCAAGGAGGACGTGGTCCTGGAGGCGATGGAGAGCGTCGACGACGTCCTCGTCGAGCACCTGCTGGCCCGCCCCGCCGAAGAGGCGCCCTTCGAGGCGCTGCGCAACGCCATGCGCGACCACTGGGAGACGCTGAGCCGGACGGCGATGCACCACTTCAAGGGCGGCGCGGCCGAGATCATCGCGGAGAGCCCCGAGCTGGTGCGCACCGGCATGACCTACTGCCGGCGCCGCCAGTCCCGGCTCGCGGAGGCGATCGCGCTGCGCACCGGCGCCGCGCCCGGCGACCTCCGGCCCGAGCTGGTGTCGGCGGTCTTCTTCGCCGCGCTCTCCAACGGGCACGAGGAGTGGGAGAGGACGGGGGCCGCCGGGCTCTCCGGCCTGCTGGACTGCTTCATGCGCCAGCTGGAGCTGGTCCCCGAGGCGATCGGCTCCGGCTGGGGCACCCCGGCCGCGGGCTGA
- a CDS encoding MFS transporter produces MTAQTTPPATAAPPDRPASAWTRSPWATLVAIAFGVMMVALDGTIVAVANPAIGASLGASLAELQWVTHGYLLGLAVFLITAGKLADRFGHRRVYLVGVVGFVASSVAIALSSGVIMLVAFRIAQGVFGALLLPSAMGLLRSVFPPSRLGRAFGVFGSLIGASTAAGPIVGGLLVGSFGWEAVFYINVPVGAVALGLGLWLLAANRPTDAGGRLDLPGIVLVSVAVFALVWALVEAPVVGWTHPVTLVSLGAALLLGLAFVLWERRPEQPLLPLSLFADRSVSIGVVLTVVMAVSLMGSLFFVTFYLQGVRGLTPAQTGMQLIAMTATMAVTSPLAGRLLDRVGAKPPTTAGLLSGSVGMFLLSGMDADTGVLYTSAAFLLLGAGLSLVMTGATAAIIGNAPVRLAGVASALQQAAMQLGGSLGTAVLGAVMSGTILATLPGHLAAAGQDVPSAAGLAAVQSTVAQGGAVVPEGAAADVAEAVTRASNLAFLDGLQLAFLIASGLLMAGAVLSLFMRAGRMEDDQEAPVVHV; encoded by the coding sequence ATGACCGCGCAGACCACACCGCCCGCGACCGCCGCGCCGCCCGACCGGCCGGCGTCCGCCTGGACGCGCAGCCCCTGGGCGACGCTGGTCGCCATCGCGTTCGGCGTGATGATGGTGGCGCTGGACGGCACGATCGTGGCGGTCGCCAACCCCGCCATCGGCGCCTCGCTGGGCGCCTCCCTGGCCGAACTCCAATGGGTCACCCACGGCTACCTCTTGGGCCTGGCCGTCTTCCTCATCACGGCGGGCAAGCTCGCCGACAGGTTCGGCCACCGCCGCGTCTACCTGGTGGGCGTGGTCGGGTTCGTCGCCTCGTCGGTGGCGATCGCGCTGTCCTCCGGCGTCATCATGCTGGTGGCCTTCCGCATCGCACAAGGCGTTTTCGGCGCGCTGCTGCTGCCCTCCGCCATGGGCCTGCTGCGCTCGGTGTTCCCGCCCAGCAGGCTCGGCCGGGCCTTCGGCGTGTTCGGCAGCCTCATCGGCGCCTCCACCGCCGCCGGGCCGATCGTCGGCGGCCTGCTGGTGGGCTCGTTCGGCTGGGAGGCGGTCTTCTACATCAACGTCCCGGTCGGCGCGGTCGCGCTGGGCCTGGGCCTGTGGCTGCTCGCCGCCAACCGCCCCACCGACGCCGGCGGCCGCCTGGACCTCCCCGGCATCGTCCTGGTCAGCGTCGCCGTGTTCGCCCTGGTGTGGGCGCTGGTCGAGGCGCCGGTGGTGGGCTGGACGCACCCGGTGACCCTGGTCTCGCTCGGTGCCGCCCTGCTCCTGGGCCTGGCCTTCGTGCTGTGGGAGCGCCGCCCCGAACAGCCGCTGCTGCCGCTGTCCCTGTTCGCCGACCGGTCGGTGTCCATCGGCGTCGTGCTCACCGTCGTGATGGCCGTGAGCCTCATGGGATCACTGTTCTTCGTGACCTTCTACCTCCAGGGCGTGCGCGGTCTGACCCCCGCGCAGACCGGGATGCAGCTCATCGCGATGACCGCCACCATGGCCGTCACTTCGCCGCTGGCGGGACGCCTGCTGGACCGGGTCGGCGCGAAGCCGCCCACCACGGCGGGCCTGCTGTCCGGATCGGTCGGCATGTTCCTGCTCTCGGGCATGGACGCCGACACCGGCGTCCTGTACACCTCCGCCGCCTTCCTGCTGCTGGGCGCGGGCCTGAGCCTGGTCATGACCGGTGCGACCGCAGCGATCATCGGCAACGCGCCCGTGCGGCTGGCCGGGGTGGCCTCGGCGCTCCAGCAGGCCGCCATGCAGCTGGGCGGCTCGCTGGGCACGGCCGTCCTGGGCGCGGTCATGTCCGGGACGATCCTGGCCACCCTGCCCGGGCACCTCGCGGCGGCCGGGCAGGACGTCCCCTCGGCGGCCGGGCTCGCCGCCGTCCAGAGCACCGTCGCCCAGGGCGGGGCGGTGGTCCCCGAGGGGGCCGCCGCGGACGTCGCCGAGGCGGTCACCCGCGCCAGCAACCTGGCCTTCCTGGACGGGCTCCAGCTGGCCTTCCTCATCGCGTCCGGACTCCTCATGGCCGGTGCGGTCCTGTCGCTGTTCATGCGCGCCGGGCGGATGGAGGACGACCAGGAGGCCCCCGTCGTCCACGTGTGA
- the argJ gene encoding bifunctional glutamate N-acetyltransferase/amino-acid acetyltransferase ArgJ, with product MSSKTPVPAGFRGVAGNIGIKDPNDDFFAVVSEVPAHVSAVFTRSRFAGPSVVLSRRAAADGRARGVTVIARNANVATGGVGEENARELQERVAAAAGVPADEILVASTGVIGRPYPMEKVRAHLDGLPEEFPPADLDRAAAAMMTTDTHPKIASARVGNATLTGIAKGVGMIEPDMATMLAWFFTDAEIERPVLDEVFRRVVDRTFNALSIDSDTSTSDSAALFANGLAGPVDLADFEAALFEVALRLVRMIASDGEGASKLLEVRVTGARDDAQAKRVAKAVVNSPLVKTAVHGADPNWGRVAMAVGKCSDETDILPENTRILFGDVETYPAESTDEVLARAAEHMKGDEVVISVDLGIAGGAFTAYGCDLTEGYIRINADYTT from the coding sequence TTGAGCAGCAAGACCCCCGTTCCCGCCGGTTTCCGCGGTGTCGCCGGGAACATCGGGATCAAGGACCCCAACGACGACTTCTTCGCGGTGGTGTCCGAGGTGCCCGCGCACGTGTCGGCCGTTTTCACACGGTCCCGGTTCGCGGGGCCCAGCGTGGTGCTCAGCCGTCGCGCGGCGGCCGACGGGCGGGCGCGGGGCGTCACGGTGATCGCCCGCAACGCCAACGTGGCCACCGGGGGCGTGGGCGAGGAGAACGCGCGCGAGCTCCAGGAGCGGGTGGCGGCGGCGGCCGGGGTGCCGGCCGACGAGATCCTGGTGGCGTCCACCGGCGTGATCGGCCGCCCGTACCCGATGGAGAAGGTCCGCGCCCACCTGGACGGGCTGCCCGAGGAGTTCCCGCCCGCCGACCTGGACCGGGCGGCGGCGGCGATGATGACCACCGACACCCACCCCAAGATCGCCTCGGCGCGGGTGGGGAACGCGACCCTGACCGGCATCGCCAAGGGCGTGGGCATGATCGAGCCGGACATGGCGACGATGCTGGCGTGGTTCTTCACCGACGCCGAGATCGAGCGGCCGGTGCTGGACGAGGTGTTCCGCCGGGTGGTGGACCGCACCTTCAACGCCCTGAGCATCGACAGCGACACCTCCACCAGCGACTCCGCGGCGCTGTTCGCCAACGGCCTGGCGGGGCCGGTGGACCTCGCCGACTTCGAGGCGGCGCTGTTCGAGGTGGCCCTGCGGCTGGTCCGGATGATCGCCTCCGACGGCGAGGGGGCGAGCAAGCTGCTGGAGGTGCGGGTGACCGGGGCCCGCGACGACGCGCAGGCCAAGCGGGTCGCCAAGGCGGTCGTCAACTCGCCCCTGGTCAAGACGGCCGTGCACGGCGCCGACCCCAACTGGGGCCGGGTGGCGATGGCCGTCGGCAAGTGCTCGGACGAGACCGACATCCTGCCGGAGAACACCCGCATCCTCTTCGGCGACGTGGAGACCTACCCCGCGGAGTCGACCGACGAGGTGCTGGCGCGGGCGGCCGAGCACATGAAGGGCGACGAGGTGGTGATCTCGGTGGACCTGGGGATCGCCGGGGGCGCGTTCACCGCCTACGGCTGCGACCTGACGGAGGGGTACATCCGCATCAACGCGGACTACACCACCTGA